The following proteins are encoded in a genomic region of Streptomyces gobiensis:
- a CDS encoding (2Fe-2S)-binding protein produces MRVNFTVNGRPHEADDVWEGESLLYVLRERMGLPGSKNACEQGECGSCTVRLDGEPVCACLVAAGQVEGREVVTVEGLADYAKQRAEGGCATGACGGGGTDLGAAQQWQARPADSQTGKNTPLSPVQQAFIDAGAVQCGFCTPGLLVAADELIERNPQPSDADIREALSGNLCRCTGYEKILDAVRLAAARGEADTSATAGTGA; encoded by the coding sequence GTGCGCGTGAACTTCACGGTCAATGGCCGTCCACATGAGGCAGACGACGTCTGGGAGGGCGAGAGCCTCCTCTACGTCCTGCGTGAGCGCATGGGCCTCCCGGGCTCCAAGAACGCCTGCGAGCAGGGCGAGTGCGGCTCCTGTACGGTCCGCCTCGACGGCGAGCCGGTCTGCGCCTGCCTGGTGGCCGCAGGCCAGGTCGAGGGCCGCGAGGTCGTCACCGTCGAGGGCCTGGCGGACTACGCCAAGCAGCGTGCCGAGGGCGGCTGCGCCACGGGCGCCTGCGGTGGCGGCGGTACGGACCTGGGCGCCGCCCAGCAGTGGCAGGCCAGGCCCGCCGACTCGCAGACCGGCAAGAACACCCCGCTCTCCCCGGTCCAGCAGGCCTTCATCGACGCCGGCGCGGTCCAGTGCGGCTTCTGCACTCCGGGTCTGCTGGTCGCCGCCGATGAGCTGATCGAGCGCAACCCGCAGCCCAGCGACGCCGACATCCGAGAGGCGCTGTCCGGCAATCTGTGCCGCTGCACCGGCTACGAGAAGATCCTCGACGCGGTCCGCCTCGCGGCGGCGCGCGGCGAGGCGGACACGTCCGCGACCGCAGGAACGGGGGCCTGA
- the pucD gene encoding xanthine dehydrogenase subunit D, which translates to MGVTRTPTSLTQGSQTKGGIGESTLRPDGTLKVTGEFAYSSDMWHEDMLWGFTLRSPHAHAEIKSIDTSEALAQAGVYAVLTYDDLPTEVKNYGLEIQDTPVLAHGRVRHHGEPVAIVAADHPETARRAAAKIKVEYAELPVVHDEESALAEDAPLLHEGRDDHHAGHVPHPNVVHRQPIVRGDVAAAKAKADVIVSGEYEVGMQDQAFLGPESGLAVPAEDGGVDLYIATQWLHSDLRQIAPVLGLPEDKVRMTLSGVGGAFGGREDLSMQIHACLLALRTGKPVKIVYNRFESFFGHVHRHPAKLWYEHGATKDGKITHMKCRIVLDGGAYASASPAVVGNASSLSVGPYVIDDVEIEAIALYTNNPPCGAMRGFGAVQACFAYEAQMDKLAEKLGMDPVELRQLNAMTQGTIMPTGQEVDSPAPVAEILRRVKAMPLPPEKQWETGDESGTDTDVRALPGGLSNTTHGEGVVRGVGYAVGIKNVGFSEGFDDYSTARVRLEVINGEPVALVHTAMAEVGQGGVTVHAQIARTELGVTQVTINPADTQVGSAGSTSASRQTYVTGGAVKNTCEAVREKVLELGRAKFGTYHPAWATAELLLEDGKVVTDGGEVLADLVDVIEGESIDIELEWRHRPTEAFDLKTGQGQGHVQYSFAAHRAVVEVDTELGLVKVIELACAQDVGKALNPQSVVGQIQGGTTQGLGLAVMEEIVVDPKAKVRNPSFTDYLIPTILDTPTIPVDVLELADPNAPYGLRGMGEAPTLSSTPAVVAAIRQATGLALKRVPVRPEHLTGT; encoded by the coding sequence ATGGGTGTCACGCGCACTCCCACCAGCCTCACCCAGGGCAGCCAGACCAAGGGCGGCATCGGCGAATCCACGCTGCGCCCCGATGGCACCCTGAAGGTGACCGGCGAGTTCGCGTACTCCTCGGACATGTGGCACGAGGACATGCTGTGGGGCTTTACGCTCCGCAGCCCGCACGCGCACGCCGAGATCAAGTCGATCGACACCTCCGAGGCGCTGGCGCAGGCCGGTGTCTACGCCGTGCTGACCTACGACGATCTGCCGACCGAGGTCAAGAACTACGGTCTGGAGATCCAGGACACCCCGGTACTGGCCCATGGCCGGGTACGGCACCACGGTGAGCCGGTGGCCATTGTCGCCGCCGACCACCCGGAGACCGCGCGCCGCGCCGCCGCGAAGATCAAGGTCGAGTACGCCGAGCTGCCCGTCGTCCACGATGAGGAGTCCGCGCTCGCCGAGGACGCCCCGCTGCTGCACGAGGGCCGCGACGACCATCACGCCGGTCATGTGCCGCACCCGAACGTCGTACACCGGCAGCCGATCGTCCGTGGCGATGTGGCAGCGGCCAAGGCCAAGGCCGATGTGATCGTCTCGGGCGAGTACGAGGTCGGCATGCAGGACCAGGCCTTCCTCGGCCCGGAGTCCGGCCTCGCCGTACCGGCCGAGGACGGTGGCGTCGATCTGTACATCGCCACCCAGTGGCTGCACTCGGACCTCCGGCAGATCGCCCCGGTGCTGGGTCTGCCCGAGGACAAGGTGCGGATGACGCTCTCCGGCGTCGGCGGTGCCTTCGGCGGCCGGGAGGATCTGTCCATGCAGATCCACGCGTGCCTGCTGGCGCTGCGCACCGGCAAGCCGGTCAAGATCGTCTACAACCGGTTTGAGTCCTTCTTCGGCCATGTCCACCGGCACCCGGCCAAGCTCTGGTACGAGCACGGGGCCACCAAGGACGGCAAGATCACGCACATGAAGTGCCGGATCGTGCTGGACGGCGGCGCCTACGCCTCCGCGTCCCCGGCCGTCGTCGGCAACGCGTCGTCCCTGAGCGTCGGCCCGTATGTCATCGACGATGTCGAGATCGAGGCCATCGCGCTCTACACCAATAACCCGCCCTGTGGCGCCATGCGCGGCTTCGGCGCGGTGCAGGCGTGCTTCGCCTATGAGGCGCAGATGGACAAGCTCGCGGAGAAGCTGGGCATGGACCCGGTGGAACTCCGCCAGCTGAACGCCATGACGCAGGGCACGATCATGCCCACCGGCCAGGAGGTGGACTCCCCGGCCCCGGTCGCCGAGATCCTCCGCCGGGTCAAGGCCATGCCGCTGCCGCCCGAGAAGCAGTGGGAGACCGGCGATGAGTCCGGCACCGACACCGATGTACGGGCCCTGCCCGGCGGGCTGTCCAACACCACCCATGGTGAGGGCGTCGTCCGCGGTGTGGGATATGCCGTAGGCATCAAGAACGTCGGTTTCTCCGAGGGCTTCGACGACTACTCCACGGCCCGCGTCCGGCTTGAGGTCATCAACGGCGAGCCGGTCGCCCTGGTGCACACCGCGATGGCCGAGGTCGGCCAGGGCGGCGTCACCGTGCACGCCCAGATCGCCCGCACCGAGCTGGGCGTCACCCAGGTGACCATCAACCCGGCCGACACCCAGGTCGGCTCGGCGGGCTCCACCTCAGCCTCCCGGCAGACGTATGTCACCGGTGGCGCGGTGAAGAACACCTGTGAGGCCGTCCGCGAGAAGGTGCTGGAGCTGGGCCGTGCCAAGTTCGGCACGTACCACCCCGCCTGGGCCACCGCGGAGCTGCTCCTGGAGGACGGCAAGGTCGTCACCGACGGCGGCGAGGTGCTGGCCGACCTGGTGGACGTCATCGAGGGCGAGTCGATCGACATCGAGCTCGAATGGCGGCACCGCCCGACCGAGGCCTTCGATCTGAAGACCGGCCAGGGCCAGGGTCACGTCCAGTACTCCTTCGCGGCCCACCGTGCGGTCGTCGAGGTCGACACCGAGCTCGGCCTGGTCAAGGTCATCGAACTGGCCTGCGCCCAGGACGTCGGCAAGGCGCTCAACCCCCAGTCCGTCGTCGGCCAGATCCAGGGCGGTACGACCCAGGGCCTCGGCCTGGCGGTCATGGAGGAGATCGTCGTGGACCCGAAGGCCAAGGTCCGCAACCCCTCCTTCACCGACTATCTGATCCCGACCATCCTCGACACCCCGACCATCCCGGTCGATGTCCTGGAGCTGGCCGACCCGAACGCGCCCTACGGCTTGCGGGGTATGGGCGAGGCACCCACGCTCTCGTCCACCCCGGCCGTGGTCGCGGCCATCCGCCAGGCCACCGGCCTGGCCCTCAAGCGCGTGCCGGTCCGTCCCGAACACCTGACCGGCACATGA
- a CDS encoding NCS2 family permease codes for MAQSSVEPKTSPEASGTGSRPPAGRGWLDRYFHISARQSTVGREVRGGITTFMAMAYILLLNPLILSVEDVNGNTLNASAVVTATALAAAVTTILMGVIGKVPLALAAGLSVSGVLATQVVPGMTWPQAMGMCVIYGVLIMLLVITGLREKIMNAIPMGLKHAITIGIGLFVAMIGLEKAGFVGRGAEGGPPVTLGVGGHLAGWPVFAFCITLLAIFMLLARNIPGAILIGIGVGTAFSLAVTWIYGLTDKDWGLSSPEISGSLLSSPDFSLFGQVSFGGFAKLGATTVTMIVFTLVLAGFFDAMATIIAVGQEAKLADAKGRMPGLNKALLIDGAGGAIGGASSASGQTVFIESASGVGEGARTGLSATVTGLIFAAMLLFTPLAGLVPGEVAAAALVVIGAMMMQNARHVDWKDRSIAIPVFLTAVLMPFTFNIVTGVAAGVIAYSAIKLAQGKWREPGLFMWILTALFIFNFAFNDIGH; via the coding sequence ATGGCACAGTCATCAGTAGAGCCGAAAACCTCACCAGAGGCCTCAGGCACCGGCTCTCGCCCACCCGCTGGAAGAGGCTGGCTCGACCGGTACTTCCACATATCAGCACGTCAGTCAACGGTGGGCCGGGAGGTCCGCGGCGGCATCACCACCTTTATGGCGATGGCGTACATCCTCCTGCTGAATCCGCTCATCCTGAGCGTCGAGGACGTCAACGGCAACACGCTCAACGCCTCCGCGGTCGTGACCGCGACGGCGTTGGCCGCCGCGGTGACGACCATCCTGATGGGTGTGATCGGCAAGGTGCCGCTCGCGCTCGCCGCCGGACTCAGCGTCTCCGGCGTCCTGGCGACTCAGGTCGTCCCCGGCATGACCTGGCCGCAGGCCATGGGCATGTGCGTGATCTACGGCGTCCTGATCATGCTTCTTGTGATCACCGGTCTCCGTGAAAAGATCATGAACGCGATCCCGATGGGGCTCAAGCACGCCATCACCATCGGTATCGGACTCTTTGTCGCGATGATCGGCCTGGAGAAGGCTGGCTTCGTCGGCCGTGGCGCCGAAGGCGGTCCGCCGGTCACCCTTGGTGTGGGCGGCCATCTGGCGGGCTGGCCGGTCTTCGCCTTCTGCATCACCCTGCTGGCCATCTTCATGCTGCTGGCCCGCAACATCCCCGGGGCGATCCTGATCGGTATCGGGGTGGGCACCGCCTTCTCCCTGGCCGTCACCTGGATCTACGGCCTGACGGACAAGGACTGGGGCCTGTCCAGCCCGGAGATCTCCGGCAGCCTCCTCTCCTCGCCAGACTTCAGTCTCTTCGGGCAGGTTTCATTCGGCGGCTTCGCCAAGCTCGGCGCGACGACGGTCACCATGATTGTCTTCACCCTGGTACTGGCGGGCTTCTTCGACGCGATGGCCACCATCATCGCCGTCGGCCAGGAGGCCAAGCTGGCCGATGCGAAGGGCCGGATGCCCGGTCTCAACAAGGCCCTGCTGATCGACGGTGCCGGTGGCGCCATCGGCGGTGCCTCCAGCGCCTCGGGCCAGACGGTCTTCATCGAGTCGGCCAGTGGTGTCGGCGAGGGCGCCCGGACCGGTCTGTCGGCCACCGTCACCGGCCTGATCTTCGCCGCGATGCTGCTGTTCACCCCGCTGGCGGGGCTTGTTCCTGGTGAGGTCGCTGCTGCCGCTCTGGTGGTCATCGGCGCGATGATGATGCAGAACGCCCGGCACGTGGACTGGAAGGACCGCTCGATCGCCATCCCGGTCTTCCTGACCGCGGTACTGATGCCGTTCACCTTCAACATCGTCACCGGTGTCGCTGCGGGCGTCATCGCCTACAGCGCGATCAAGCTTGCGCAGGGCAAGTGGCGCGAGCCGGGACTGTTCATGTGGATCCTCACGGCGCTGTTCATCTTCAACTTCGCCTTCAACGACATCGGGCACTGA
- a CDS encoding XdhC family protein has product MLDIAEELSRWCEQGRDFAVATVVATNGSAPRQPGAALAVDAEGTAIGSVSGGCVEGAVYELCQQALETGESVTERFGYSDEDAFAVGLTCGGVIDVLVTPVRAGTSRAADTALRPVLAEALAAAARGEAAAVARIVSGPADLMGRALYVRPDATYEGTLGGHPELDRTAAAEAQALLDGGRTATVEIGADGSRCGEPVILLVESSVPPPRMLVFGAIDFASALVRIGKFLGYHVTVCDARPVFATATRFPEADEIVVDWPHRYLDSQELDSRTVLCVLTHDAKFDIPLLERALRLPVAYVGAMGSRRTHEDRLQRLRDAGVSELELARLRSPIGLDLGARTPEETALSIAAEIIASRHGGSGVPLTGAHTPIHHDGASAPTGRIGSVA; this is encoded by the coding sequence ATGCTGGACATCGCCGAAGAGCTGAGCCGGTGGTGCGAGCAGGGACGTGACTTCGCCGTCGCCACCGTGGTGGCGACAAACGGCAGCGCGCCCCGTCAGCCTGGCGCGGCCCTCGCGGTCGACGCCGAAGGCACGGCGATCGGCTCAGTCTCCGGCGGTTGCGTGGAGGGCGCGGTCTACGAGCTGTGCCAGCAGGCGCTCGAGACGGGTGAGTCCGTCACGGAGCGCTTCGGGTACAGCGATGAGGACGCCTTCGCCGTGGGCCTGACCTGCGGCGGCGTTATCGATGTCCTTGTCACCCCCGTACGCGCGGGGACATCCCGGGCTGCCGATACGGCGCTCCGCCCGGTCCTCGCCGAGGCGCTGGCCGCCGCCGCCAGAGGGGAGGCGGCGGCGGTCGCGCGCATTGTCTCGGGCCCCGCTGACCTGATGGGCCGGGCGCTGTATGTGCGTCCGGACGCTACGTATGAGGGCACGCTCGGCGGCCACCCCGAGCTGGACCGTACAGCTGCGGCTGAGGCCCAGGCCCTGCTGGACGGTGGCCGGACGGCCACCGTCGAGATCGGCGCCGACGGCAGCCGCTGCGGTGAGCCGGTCATCCTGCTGGTCGAGTCCAGTGTGCCGCCGCCACGGATGCTGGTCTTCGGCGCCATCGACTTCGCCTCGGCCCTGGTCCGTATCGGAAAATTCCTGGGCTACCACGTCACGGTCTGTGACGCCCGGCCGGTCTTCGCCACCGCCACCCGCTTCCCCGAAGCCGACGAGATCGTCGTCGACTGGCCGCACCGCTACCTCGACAGCCAGGAGCTGGACAGCCGTACCGTGCTGTGTGTCCTGACCCACGATGCCAAGTTCGACATCCCGCTGCTGGAACGCGCGCTGCGGCTGCCCGTCGCCTACGTCGGCGCGATGGGCTCCCGGCGCACCCATGAGGATCGCCTGCAGCGGCTGCGGGACGCCGGGGTCTCTGAGCTGGAACTGGCCAGGCTGCGCTCTCCGATCGGCCTCGACCTGGGCGCCCGTACGCCCGAGGAGACCGCGCTGTCCATCGCCGCCGAGATCATCGCGAGCCGCCATGGCGGCTCCGGTGTCCCGCTCACCGGAGCACACACACCCATCCACCACGATGGCGCCTCGGCTCCGACGGGCCGTATCGGATCGGTGGCCTGA
- a CDS encoding lytic polysaccharide monooxygenase auxiliary activity family 9 protein → MRKNLTAAAVALGIASAAVFATGGSAAAHGYSTSPVSRQMHCAQGTVSNCGQIRWEPQSVEGPKGFPGAGPADGRICAGGNSRFAELDDPRGGSWPATQLRGGQGYTFTWRNTAPHRTTDYRYFITRNGYNPNRPLTRADLEPAPFLTVPMGGRQPGTTESHSGTIPSGKSGKHMILAVWNIYDTGNAFYACSDVRF, encoded by the coding sequence ATGCGCAAAAACCTCACAGCGGCGGCGGTTGCCTTAGGCATCGCCTCGGCGGCGGTCTTCGCCACGGGCGGTTCGGCCGCGGCACACGGCTATTCGACCTCTCCCGTAAGCCGTCAGATGCACTGCGCCCAGGGCACGGTCAGCAACTGCGGCCAGATCCGGTGGGAACCGCAGAGCGTCGAGGGACCCAAGGGCTTCCCCGGCGCGGGCCCGGCTGACGGCCGGATCTGCGCGGGCGGCAACTCGCGGTTCGCCGAACTCGACGACCCCCGTGGCGGCTCCTGGCCCGCCACCCAGCTGCGCGGCGGCCAGGGCTACACCTTCACCTGGCGGAATACGGCTCCGCACCGCACGACCGACTACCGGTACTTCATCACCAGGAACGGCTACAACCCGAACCGTCCGCTCACCCGGGCGGACCTCGAACCCGCGCCGTTCCTGACCGTGCCGATGGGCGGGCGGCAGCCCGGTACGACCGAGAGCCACTCGGGCACCATCCCCAGTGGCAAGTCCGGGAAGCACATGATCCTGGCGGTCTGGAACATCTACGACACCGGTAACGCCTTCTACGCCTGCTCGGACGTGCGGTTCTGA
- a CDS encoding MarP family serine protease, which translates to MNLLDLLLLLAVAAFAVSGYQRGLVAGLVALAGFVGGAVVGVWLLPFTLDLVETGTTMATLVAMLTVLLPAAAGHALASRLAWQLRRSLSWAPVRWVDGVGGALANAVAVLLVAWVAASALVSSPSPEVNQAIRGSAVLGTVHERMPEQAPTWFSRATGALTTAGFPQVFNPFENEPVTGVAEPTGDAVTPAAVNAAQRSTVKVEGIASVDGRRQGQEGSGFVYADKRVMTNAHVVAGVTNPTVRVGGVGPRYQATVVYFDPATDVAVLRVPELNAPALSFATNGSRGAPAVVAGYPENGGLDLRAATVAGRATARGQDIYGSSMVTRDIHPLRTTVRPGNSGGPLLTTDGRVYGVIFARSATDPGTGYALTADQVQQAAQQGDAATRPVNTGNRAAV; encoded by the coding sequence GTGAACCTGCTCGATCTCTTGCTGCTGCTGGCGGTAGCCGCGTTCGCCGTTTCGGGCTACCAGCGCGGCCTCGTGGCGGGCCTGGTGGCGCTGGCCGGTTTTGTCGGCGGTGCGGTGGTCGGCGTATGGCTGCTGCCGTTCACGCTGGATCTCGTCGAGACGGGCACCACGATGGCCACCCTCGTGGCGATGCTGACGGTGCTGCTGCCCGCAGCCGCCGGGCACGCGCTCGCGTCCCGGCTCGCCTGGCAGCTGCGTCGCTCACTGAGCTGGGCCCCGGTCCGCTGGGTGGACGGGGTCGGTGGTGCGCTCGCCAACGCGGTCGCCGTGCTGCTGGTCGCGTGGGTGGCCGCGAGCGCGCTGGTCTCCTCGCCCTCACCGGAGGTGAACCAGGCCATACGCGGCTCCGCCGTACTCGGCACGGTGCACGAACGGATGCCGGAGCAGGCCCCCACCTGGTTCAGCCGGGCCACCGGCGCGCTGACCACGGCCGGCTTCCCCCAGGTCTTCAACCCCTTTGAGAACGAGCCGGTCACCGGGGTGGCCGAACCCACCGGGGACGCCGTCACCCCGGCCGCCGTCAACGCGGCCCAGCGCAGCACGGTCAAGGTCGAGGGCATAGCCTCGGTGGACGGCCGCCGCCAGGGCCAGGAGGGCAGCGGCTTCGTCTACGCCGACAAGCGGGTGATGACCAATGCCCATGTGGTCGCGGGCGTCACCAACCCCACCGTGCGGGTCGGCGGTGTGGGGCCGCGTTACCAGGCCACGGTGGTCTACTTCGACCCGGCCACGGATGTCGCCGTGCTCCGGGTGCCGGAGCTGAACGCCCCCGCGCTGAGCTTCGCCACCAATGGCTCCCGGGGCGCCCCCGCCGTGGTCGCGGGCTACCCGGAGAACGGCGGCCTCGATCTGCGCGCCGCCACCGTCGCGGGCCGCGCCACCGCGCGGGGCCAGGACATCTACGGCAGCAGTATGGTCACCCGCGATATCCATCCGCTGCGCACCACGGTCCGCCCGGGGAACTCCGGCGGCCCGCTGCTCACCACGGACGGGCGGGTGTACGGGGTGATCTTCGCCCGTTCCGCCACCGACCCGGGCACCGGCTACGCGCTCACCGCCGACCAGGTCCAGCAAGCCGCCCAGCAGGGCGACGCCGCGACCCGACCGGTGAACACGGGCAACCGCGCCGCCGTCTGA
- a CDS encoding cold-shock protein: MVTGTVKWFNAEKGFGFIEQDGGGADVFAHYSNIATQGFRELQEGQKVTFDVTQGQKGPQAENIVPA, encoded by the coding sequence ATGGTTACTGGCACCGTGAAGTGGTTCAACGCGGAAAAGGGATTCGGCTTCATCGAGCAGGACGGCGGCGGCGCCGACGTCTTCGCCCACTACTCGAACATCGCCACCCAGGGCTTCCGCGAGCTGCAGGAAGGCCAGAAGGTGACCTTCGACGTCACGCAGGGCCAGAAGGGCCCGCAGGCGGAGAACATCGTTCCCGCCTGA
- a CDS encoding MerR family transcriptional regulator — protein sequence MPPEAKPHATDRFDDDDYPAYTMGRAAEMIGTTPGFLRAIGEARLITPLRSEGGHRRYSRYQLRIAARARELVDGGTPIDAACRIIILEDQLEEALRLNEELRQSAPESDGTSDS from the coding sequence ATGCCCCCAGAAGCCAAGCCGCACGCTACCGACCGGTTCGACGATGACGACTACCCCGCGTACACAATGGGCCGCGCCGCAGAGATGATCGGCACCACGCCCGGCTTCCTCCGGGCCATCGGTGAAGCCCGCCTGATCACCCCGCTGCGCTCGGAAGGCGGCCACCGCCGCTACTCGCGCTATCAGCTGCGCATCGCCGCCCGCGCCCGCGAGCTGGTTGACGGCGGCACCCCGATCGATGCCGCCTGCCGCATCATCATCCTGGAAGACCAGCTCGAAGAGGCACTGCGGCTCAACGAGGAACTGCGCCAGAGCGCACCCGAGTCAGACGGCACCAGCGACTCCTGA
- a CDS encoding endonuclease/exonuclease/phosphatase family protein gives MYTGEDDHLTTSQPVREPARVPQRRRARHRRPLAWCAGLLLLPISLPLVARGLDTDGPAPLPQLLAFLPWFLIPGWLALLCAVLARQPLLLAWALAALGATAWYIQPYGSEQIIPEEPPLAQVRVLTANLEFGNATGGLLDVLRRERPHLVSVQECDHRCASALESQELREAYPYRLITGGSAAQGSALLSVYPLKDEREIPATLSMPSAVAEVGPNATPVRIQVAHPMPPRLDSMTAWNAELAALGKVAADRGDTRTVIAGDFNSSQDHATFRAILDTGLRDSARLLGHSRTPTWPALTAPPLGAQIDHILVSETLTPISSQFLDLPDTDHRALLVDVKVY, from the coding sequence GTGTACACGGGGGAAGACGACCACCTCACCACATCACAGCCCGTACGGGAGCCCGCACGGGTGCCCCAGCGACGACGGGCCCGCCACCGAAGGCCCCTGGCCTGGTGCGCGGGCCTGCTGCTGCTCCCGATCAGCCTGCCGCTGGTCGCGCGGGGACTCGACACGGATGGCCCCGCCCCGCTCCCCCAGCTGCTGGCGTTTCTGCCGTGGTTCCTCATCCCGGGGTGGCTCGCGCTGCTGTGCGCCGTGCTGGCGCGGCAGCCACTACTGCTGGCCTGGGCGCTGGCCGCGCTCGGGGCGACCGCGTGGTACATCCAGCCGTACGGCTCCGAGCAGATCATCCCGGAGGAACCACCGCTGGCGCAGGTTCGGGTACTGACCGCCAATCTGGAGTTCGGCAACGCTACCGGGGGCCTGCTGGATGTACTGCGCCGGGAGCGGCCGCATCTCGTCTCCGTACAGGAGTGCGACCACCGCTGCGCGAGCGCCCTGGAGAGCCAGGAACTGCGTGAGGCCTACCCGTACCGGCTCATCACGGGCGGCAGCGCCGCCCAGGGCTCAGCGCTGCTCAGCGTCTATCCGCTGAAGGACGAGCGGGAGATCCCGGCCACGCTCTCCATGCCCAGCGCGGTGGCCGAGGTCGGCCCCAACGCCACGCCGGTCCGTATCCAGGTGGCCCACCCCATGCCGCCCCGGCTGGACTCCATGACCGCTTGGAACGCGGAGCTGGCGGCGCTGGGCAAGGTCGCCGCCGACCGTGGCGACACCCGGACGGTCATCGCGGGCGACTTCAACTCCTCCCAGGACCATGCCACCTTCCGCGCCATCCTGGACACCGGGCTACGGGACAGCGCCCGGCTGCTGGGCCACTCCCGCACGCCCACCTGGCCCGCCCTCACCGCTCCCCCGCTGGGCGCCCAGATCGACCACATCCTGGTCAGCGAGACTCTGACGCCGATCAGCAGCCAGTTCCTGGACCTGCCGGACACGGACCACCGGGCCCTGCTGGTCGACGTCAAGGTGTATTAA
- a CDS encoding nuclear transport factor 2 family protein, with product MPFDAETITGFTPTDEDRHSLAEWFRQYDAHSTSADIQHMADMAVFPLNLVTDDSAGNGWSGQWDQGQFTTTMTQVMGDGGEDVQFESVRTPFFLSGSLAIVITRATMTMDGGTQEMRYADILVKSDGKWAFQTMIQAGWGDMLKGELQH from the coding sequence ATGCCGTTCGACGCCGAAACCATCACCGGCTTCACCCCGACCGACGAGGACCGCCACAGCCTGGCGGAATGGTTCCGCCAGTACGACGCGCACAGCACCAGCGCCGACATCCAGCACATGGCCGATATGGCGGTGTTCCCGCTCAACCTGGTGACCGATGACTCGGCCGGCAACGGCTGGTCGGGCCAGTGGGACCAGGGGCAGTTCACCACCACCATGACCCAGGTCATGGGGGACGGCGGCGAGGACGTCCAGTTCGAGTCGGTCCGTACACCCTTCTTCCTCAGCGGTTCACTCGCGATCGTCATTACCCGGGCGACGATGACGATGGACGGCGGGACACAGGAGATGCGCTATGCGGACATCCTGGTGAAATCAGACGGGAAGTGGGCTTTCCAGACCATGATCCAGGCAGGGTGGGGTGACATGCTGAAGGGTGAGCTTCAGCACTGA
- a CDS encoding helix-turn-helix transcriptional regulator: MPEPGETAEIRAALLELRRACGLPVAFGGLLDTHRQLRIDQLSGTVTDALRGLRVVAGSGLGGKCLALQRPVAVVDYRSSRSISHEYDAEVGAERLCAVLAVPLVVRRRVRGVLYGALREPLPFGDRVLTAAVAVARDAEQALAVRDEARQLASRVHGPPGWEEVRGAHAELRALAPRIDDPVLREELLAACGRLATAAAGSAGPAGAVSLAPRELDVLAWVAAGATNADAAERLGVSPETVKGYLRSAMRRLGVHTRLAAVVAARRAGLLP, from the coding sequence ATGCCGGAGCCGGGCGAGACCGCGGAGATACGGGCGGCGCTGCTGGAACTGCGCCGTGCCTGTGGGCTGCCGGTGGCCTTCGGCGGACTGCTGGACACCCATCGTCAGTTACGGATCGACCAGTTGAGCGGCACGGTGACCGATGCGCTGCGGGGACTGCGGGTGGTGGCGGGCAGCGGTCTGGGCGGCAAGTGCCTGGCGCTGCAGCGGCCGGTGGCGGTGGTTGACTACCGGTCCTCGCGCTCCATCAGCCATGAGTACGACGCCGAAGTCGGCGCCGAGCGGCTGTGCGCGGTGCTGGCGGTCCCACTGGTGGTACGCCGGCGGGTCCGCGGGGTCCTGTACGGGGCGCTGCGCGAGCCGCTTCCCTTCGGGGACCGGGTGCTGACGGCGGCGGTGGCCGTGGCACGTGACGCGGAGCAGGCGCTGGCCGTACGGGACGAGGCGCGGCAGCTGGCATCCCGGGTGCACGGTCCGCCGGGCTGGGAAGAGGTCCGCGGGGCGCATGCGGAACTGCGTGCGCTGGCCCCTCGTATTGACGATCCCGTGCTGCGGGAGGAGTTGCTGGCCGCGTGCGGGCGGCTCGCCACGGCGGCGGCCGGGAGCGCCGGTCCGGCCGGGGCGGTCTCGCTCGCACCGCGTGAGCTTGACGTACTTGCCTGGGTGGCGGCCGGGGCGACCAACGCGGACGCCGCGGAGCGGTTGGGGGTCAGCCCGGAGACGGTGAAGGGGTATCTGCGCTCGGCCATGCGGCGGCTGGGCGTGCATACCCGGCTGGCGGCGGTGGTCGCGGCCCGGCGGGCGGGGCTCCTGCCCTGA